CAAATTTTGGTGGGGCCGCCGGGATTTGAACCCGGGTCTCCGGCACCCCAAGCCGGGAGGATAGACCAAGCTACCCCACGGCCCCGCCCAGAAATGCGGTTTTTAGTAGACTTTATAAACCATTACCTGGTCGATCAGCTCTACGTGGCTCAGCAAGGTTCTCCTGCAGCAGTACCTCTCAACGCCGAGGTCGTCGAGGACCTTACCCGGGTCTTCCCCGGCCTCAACCCTCTTCTTGAACTCGTAGTACTTGTCTGCGAGCACCTTTCCGCAGGTGAAGCACCTGACGGGGACTATCATTTTTCACACCTCAAAGGGTTAAAGGAAAGGCATCAGCGGTATGACTTCTGCCTCTTGGCCCTCGGACCCTTGGTTGAGCGGTTGGGCTTGTGAGGCTCGGTTCT
This sequence is a window from Thermococcus kodakarensis KOD1. Protein-coding genes within it:
- a CDS encoding DNA-directed RNA polymerase subunit N — protein: MIVPVRCFTCGKVLADKYYEFKKRVEAGEDPGKVLDDLGVERYCCRRTLLSHVELIDQVMVYKVY